In Salvelinus fontinalis isolate EN_2023a chromosome 25, ASM2944872v1, whole genome shotgun sequence, one genomic interval encodes:
- the LOC129823197 gene encoding eukaryotic translation initiation factor 1A, X-chromosomal — translation MPKNKGKGGKNRRRGKNENESEKRELVFKEDGQEYAQVIKMLGNGRLEAMCFDGVKRLCHIRGKLRKKVWINTSDIILVGLRDYQDNKADVILKYNADEARSLKAYGELPEHAKINETDTFGPGDDEDIQFDDIGDDDEDIDDI, via the exons GTAAGGGAGGAAAGAATCGTAGACGTGGAAAGAATGAGAACGAGTCAGAGAAGAGAGAGCTGGTGTTCAAAGAGGATGGGCAGg agTATGCTCAGGTGATTAAGATGTTGGGTAATGGGAGGTTGGAAGCCATGTGTTTTGACGGAGTGAAGCGGCTCTGCCACATCCGAGGAAAACTGCGGAAAaag GTGTGGATTAACACGTCAGATATCATCCTGGTGGGATTGAGAGATTACCAG gACAACAAAGCTGATGTGATCCTGAAGTACAATGCAGACGAGGCCAGAAGTCTGAAGGCTTACGGAGAACTGCCGGAGCACG CCAAGATCAACGAGACCGACACCTTCGGTCCTGGGGACGATGAAGACATCCAGTTCGATGACATTGGAGATGATGACGAGGACATTGATGAT ATCTAA